A genomic segment from Mucilaginibacter terrenus encodes:
- a CDS encoding HD domain-containing protein, whose amino-acid sequence MALYKLVRLAAKFSKDLLNTHLSKSMHFHNLSHTQYVVNAVTEIGFKCKISDLEMVIVQTAAWFHDTGYCYAYLGHEDNSIGIAATFLKQVDAAASFTNDILACIEATKMPQAPQTLLQQIMCDADMFHLADDDYPAYAERLRSEWDLVLNQRYTDEQWGKTNLNMLIQHKYFTDFGKTELQEHKLANIDMLLR is encoded by the coding sequence ATGGCATTGTACAAATTAGTTAGGCTGGCTGCTAAATTTTCGAAGGATTTATTAAATACCCATCTATCAAAAAGCATGCACTTTCATAATTTATCACATACCCAGTATGTGGTAAACGCAGTTACAGAGATCGGGTTTAAATGCAAGATAAGCGATCTCGAAATGGTTATTGTACAAACCGCTGCATGGTTTCATGATACCGGTTATTGCTATGCTTACCTTGGCCATGAGGACAATAGCATTGGTATTGCAGCTACTTTTCTAAAGCAGGTAGATGCGGCTGCAAGTTTCACTAATGATATTTTAGCTTGTATTGAAGCTACTAAAATGCCGCAAGCGCCACAAACGCTTTTACAACAAATAATGTGCGATGCTGATATGTTTCACCTGGCGGATGATGATTATCCAGCTTATGCGGAGCGCCTCCGCAGCGAATGGGACCTTGTTTTAAACCAACGCTATACTGATGAGCAATGGGGTAAAACAAATCTGAATATGCTAATACAGCATAAATACTTTACAGATTTCGGAAAAACCGAATTACAGGAGCACAAGCTTGCCAATATAGATATGCTGTTGAGATAA
- a CDS encoding plasmid mobilization protein produces the protein MARPKKEKEHKLSKVLVVRLTESELRQLEQFSIMCRQHVSVMVRKRLFSGNYPKALPPKITVQLYAELNRIGVNLNQLTRQVNSGKLAVGLLQVLNALFAQQQTIIKHLLDDRG, from the coding sequence ATGGCCCGGCCAAAAAAAGAAAAAGAACATAAGCTATCCAAAGTGCTCGTAGTTCGCCTGACCGAAAGCGAATTGCGGCAACTGGAACAATTCAGCATCATGTGCCGCCAGCATGTTTCCGTAATGGTCAGGAAACGACTTTTCTCGGGCAATTACCCTAAAGCCCTGCCTCCGAAAATCACCGTCCAGCTATACGCTGAACTCAACCGCATCGGCGTAAATCTGAACCAACTGACCAGGCAGGTGAATTCCGGCAAACTGGCAGTGGGATTGCTACAGGTACTAAATGCGCTGTTTGCCCAGCAGCAAACCATCATTAAGCACTTACTGGATGATCGCGGTTGA
- a CDS encoding relaxase/mobilization nuclease domain-containing protein, whose protein sequence is MIAVEKFGSNFIGALAYNLKKLNHPDRKQQAELLATSFISLLPGDIKKEVELIRQLRPTLGKYVWHTSLNFSNDEKPTNLTNANLLDIAFDYMKAMGYDDNQYLIVRHYDADHPHVHLLVNRIRYDGSVVSDSNNYRKSLSALRKLEEQYNLISLAQDNIGSKNQLNLGAGEQSNELTAELYRKRTIEPRNRATQRSLTKNEIEKAVRTGIPSDKSLLQALLEPIIFKNHQSLQEFIKRCEQAGIYLLFNQASTGRISGITYFINDFKIKGQALGNRFKWAELTKFIDYEQDRDRKAISRANDLTKARYSELTTAGKSVEGQTAAGRQPGHTGSNVSPNATKRDSEREVSSGDERQPANKRTTDNRSGEDGNQSTGSAKDIKDDSYIDTDSNSYTGTDLQSNPRIEISDDIDDEAIHGRNRHRQRKARTNKR, encoded by the coding sequence ATGATCGCGGTTGAAAAGTTCGGATCAAACTTTATAGGTGCGTTAGCTTATAACCTAAAAAAGCTGAATCACCCGGATAGGAAGCAACAAGCCGAGTTATTAGCGACCAGCTTCATTTCCCTATTGCCGGGCGATATAAAGAAAGAGGTGGAACTGATCAGGCAGCTGCGGCCGACATTGGGCAAATACGTTTGGCACACCAGCCTCAATTTTTCCAATGATGAGAAACCGACGAACCTGACTAACGCGAATTTACTGGACATTGCTTTTGACTATATGAAAGCCATGGGGTATGATGATAACCAGTACCTGATCGTCCGGCATTATGATGCAGACCACCCTCATGTTCACTTACTGGTCAACCGTATCCGTTACGATGGCAGCGTCGTATCCGACAGCAATAATTACAGGAAAAGTTTATCTGCGTTAAGAAAGCTGGAAGAACAATATAACCTCATATCATTAGCACAAGATAACATTGGATCAAAAAATCAACTTAACCTTGGAGCCGGCGAACAAAGTAATGAGCTAACGGCAGAACTTTATCGCAAAAGAACAATTGAACCGCGTAACCGTGCAACCCAGCGCTCTCTGACCAAGAACGAAATCGAAAAGGCGGTGCGTACCGGTATTCCTTCAGATAAAAGCCTTTTACAAGCCTTGCTTGAGCCGATCATCTTTAAAAACCATCAATCTCTTCAAGAATTTATTAAACGCTGTGAGCAAGCTGGTATATACTTGCTCTTTAACCAGGCCAGCACCGGTAGGATAAGCGGCATCACTTATTTTATCAATGATTTTAAGATCAAGGGCCAGGCATTAGGTAACCGGTTCAAGTGGGCGGAGCTAACTAAATTTATTGACTATGAGCAAGACAGAGACCGCAAGGCAATTAGCCGCGCAAACGATCTTACAAAAGCAAGATACAGCGAACTCACTACAGCCGGAAAATCAGTTGAAGGACAAACCGCAGCAGGAAGACAACCAGGCCATACTGGTTCAAACGTTAGCCCAAATGCAACTAAACGCGACAGCGAGCGCGAAGTTTCTTCGGGAGATGAAAGACAGCCAGCAAATAAACGCACAACGGATAACCGATCTGGAGAAGACGGTAACCAGTCAACAGGTAGCGCTAAAGATATTAAGGACGATAGTTATATTGATACTGATAGCAATAGTTACACTGGTACTGATTTACAAAGCAACCCAAGAATAGAGATAAGTGATGATATCGATGATGAAGCAATTCACGGCAGGAACAGGCACCGTCAAAGAAAGGCCAGAACGAACAAAAGATAA
- a CDS encoding zeta toxin family protein, which produces MPVFTVVAGPNGAGKSTFSTFFSRPGTLIFDPDIEKFKIEKQFPDIAEEALESAVNRVYLNFQTKALGTGLHLTVETNLRNDFLSESAELFKSAGYETRLIYLLLPDIAASMDRVALRVKQKGHFVDAASIKINFEQGPQNMLKISNYFDGVMLLSGINSNLAINTQPQLLLTLKNGKVVFKEQLIPDWCKDMVEFTEVAVANEQKPNRPKR; this is translated from the coding sequence ATGCCGGTTTTTACTGTGGTGGCAGGTCCGAATGGTGCTGGTAAAAGCACTTTTTCTACTTTCTTTTCTCGGCCTGGTACGTTAATTTTCGATCCGGATATTGAAAAGTTTAAAATTGAGAAGCAATTCCCTGACATAGCGGAGGAGGCACTCGAATCAGCGGTAAACAGGGTATACCTCAATTTTCAAACTAAGGCACTAGGTACGGGCCTGCATCTGACAGTAGAGACAAATCTACGGAACGATTTTTTATCAGAGAGTGCTGAGCTCTTTAAAAGTGCAGGATACGAAACCCGGCTCATCTACCTCTTACTGCCAGATATAGCTGCTTCAATGGACCGGGTAGCTTTGCGTGTAAAACAGAAAGGACACTTTGTAGATGCGGCCAGTATCAAAATCAATTTCGAGCAGGGTCCTCAAAACATGCTTAAAATTTCGAATTACTTTGACGGAGTTATGCTTCTTTCAGGCATTAATAGCAATCTGGCAATTAATACACAGCCACAGCTTTTATTAACTCTTAAAAACGGGAAAGTAGTCTTTAAGGAGCAGCTAATCCCTGATTGGTGTAAAGATATGGTTGAATTTACCGAGGTGGCTGTAGCTAACGAGCAGAAACCAAATAGGCCGAAGCGATAA
- a CDS encoding helix-turn-helix domain-containing protein yields MATEIITKEDLNEFRELLLNDFKAILQGKPIAENTKWLKSYQVKNMLKISPGTLQNLRVNGTINYTKIGGILYYKYEDIQRLLEGNHKRK; encoded by the coding sequence ATGGCAACAGAAATTATAACGAAAGAAGATCTCAACGAATTCAGGGAACTGTTATTAAACGACTTCAAAGCAATTCTACAAGGAAAACCCATCGCTGAGAACACTAAGTGGCTCAAAAGCTACCAGGTAAAAAACATGCTTAAGATTTCGCCGGGAACTCTTCAAAATTTAAGGGTCAACGGCACCATTAATTATACAAAGATTGGAGGTATCCTGTATTATAAGTACGAAGACATTCAGCGTTTACTTGAGGGCAACCATAAAAGAAAATAA
- a CDS encoding universal stress protein, with protein MEKIMVTTDMSVNSKSALRFAVQQAVARTAELEICYVYHLIKPFNWSPLAFEIYTTDYKRTMRKELSAFVRGILRQVGNPSLDYQLALIDDSDVTEGIIRHAVKERCSFICIATRGAGPIKKLFGTHTSNLIGRSPVPVLTIPSHYRLKPLQTLLYASDLTDYKRELKQVISFAQPVNANIQLLYLKESYETDPTPELVSATLSKQINYNVEVIVSDRKIVHTLLDDIGKMLHKINPDLLVLVTHQERSLTEKLLYPSNAKNYSFKGKLPLLTLPKLPE; from the coding sequence ATGGAAAAGATCATGGTAACCACTGATATGTCTGTTAATTCAAAGTCAGCCCTCCGGTTTGCAGTTCAGCAAGCCGTAGCCAGAACGGCTGAGCTCGAGATCTGCTATGTTTATCATTTAATCAAACCGTTCAACTGGTCGCCACTGGCTTTCGAGATTTACACGACCGATTACAAACGCACCATGCGGAAAGAACTATCTGCTTTCGTCCGGGGGATTTTACGCCAGGTTGGCAATCCTTCCCTGGATTACCAACTTGCATTGATTGATGACAGTGACGTCACCGAAGGGATCATCCGGCATGCAGTAAAAGAACGCTGTTCCTTTATTTGCATCGCTACACGCGGTGCCGGGCCTATTAAAAAGCTATTTGGCACGCATACCAGCAATCTTATTGGCCGCTCGCCCGTGCCGGTGCTAACGATACCAAGTCATTACCGGCTAAAACCCCTGCAAACGCTGCTTTATGCCAGCGACCTGACGGATTATAAAAGAGAACTGAAACAGGTCATTTCTTTCGCACAGCCCGTCAATGCCAACATTCAGCTATTGTACCTTAAAGAAAGCTACGAAACTGACCCCACTCCTGAATTGGTTTCGGCCACCTTAAGCAAACAGATCAATTATAATGTCGAGGTGATCGTAAGCGATCGAAAAATCGTCCATACGCTTTTGGATGATATCGGCAAGATGCTGCACAAGATCAATCCGGACCTGTTAGTTTTAGTCACGCACCAGGAGAGGTCCCTGACCGAAAAACTTCTTTATCCTTCAAATGCCAAGAACTATTCTTTTAAAGGAAAATTACCGTTGCTGACACTCCCGAAGTTACCGGAATAG
- a CDS encoding pyridoxamine 5'-phosphate oxidase family protein produces the protein MLGKLNHTQIERLLNEQVVGRIACQRQGELYLVPINYVYRDGCIYAHSGEGKKIRMMRENPKVCFAVDDIRSVFNWQSVVAQGTFEEITDIEEKQQALQGIIHRIMPLVTKPEGHPSHGITEKESDVGTNVELVIYRIRLGETSGRFESAE, from the coding sequence ATGTTAGGAAAATTGAATCACACACAGATCGAGCGCCTGCTGAACGAGCAGGTGGTCGGCCGTATCGCCTGCCAGAGACAGGGCGAGCTCTACCTGGTACCCATTAACTATGTGTACCGTGACGGGTGTATTTACGCACATTCCGGTGAGGGCAAGAAGATCCGCATGATGCGGGAAAACCCTAAAGTCTGCTTTGCGGTGGATGACATCCGGAGTGTGTTCAACTGGCAAAGCGTGGTAGCTCAGGGCACATTTGAGGAGATCACCGATATAGAAGAAAAACAGCAGGCGCTGCAGGGCATCATCCACCGGATCATGCCGCTGGTCACGAAGCCGGAGGGGCATCCCTCACACGGTATTACCGAAAAGGAAAGCGATGTGGGTACCAACGTTGAGTTGGTTATTTACCGGATTCGGTTGGGCGAAACCAGCGGGCGGTTTGAAAGTGCTGAGTAG
- a CDS encoding DUF6691 family protein has product MKGLRFIIAGIIFGIIMVKSEAASWYRIQEMFRFQSFQMYGIIGTAVVLGMLSVYLIKRFHLKDHTGQMIKFQQKDNRWPKYIIGGTIFGLGWALAGACPGPMFVNLGYGYTTFVMVIIGSLLGTYVYGLIRHRLPH; this is encoded by the coding sequence ATGAAAGGACTGAGATTCATAATAGCCGGGATTATATTTGGTATCATCATGGTGAAATCCGAAGCAGCTTCCTGGTATCGTATCCAGGAAATGTTCCGGTTTCAATCGTTTCAGATGTATGGAATTATCGGCACAGCCGTCGTGCTGGGCATGCTGTCCGTTTACCTTATTAAGCGGTTTCACCTAAAAGATCATACTGGCCAAATGATCAAATTTCAACAAAAAGACAACCGCTGGCCTAAATATATTATCGGTGGTACCATTTTTGGCTTGGGCTGGGCGCTGGCAGGAGCCTGCCCAGGGCCCATGTTTGTTAATTTGGGTTATGGCTATACTACCTTTGTAATGGTCATTATTGGCTCGTTATTGGGTACCTATGTGTATGGCCTTATCAGGCACAGGCTACCACATTGA
- a CDS encoding YeeE/YedE family protein codes for MFEILKQPWPWYVSGIAIAFIMVLLLYYGKSFGFSSNLRTICTLAGAGKRNAFFDFDWKTQRWNLLFLLGSILGGFLASTILKSNAPLKLSAATVHDLRSLGVPFDGGFNPLAIFNWHFAASLKGLLILSGGGFLVGFGSRYAGGCTSGHAISGLSNLQLPSLWAVIGFFAGGLLMTHMILPLIF; via the coding sequence ATGTTCGAAATACTTAAACAACCCTGGCCCTGGTATGTATCGGGCATAGCCATCGCCTTTATTATGGTTCTGTTGCTTTACTATGGCAAGTCCTTTGGCTTTTCTTCCAACCTAAGAACAATTTGCACGCTGGCCGGCGCAGGAAAGAGGAACGCCTTCTTTGATTTTGACTGGAAGACCCAGCGCTGGAATTTATTATTCTTACTGGGTTCTATCCTCGGCGGATTTCTGGCATCAACCATCCTGAAAAGTAATGCGCCCTTGAAGTTATCTGCAGCCACGGTGCATGATCTGAGATCATTAGGTGTCCCTTTTGATGGTGGCTTTAATCCGTTGGCTATCTTTAACTGGCATTTCGCTGCCAGCCTCAAGGGTCTGTTGATCTTATCAGGCGGCGGTTTTTTAGTTGGTTTCGGTTCGCGCTATGCCGGAGGCTGTACCTCGGGGCATGCCATCAGTGGTTTATCTAATCTCCAGCTACCGTCGCTCTGGGCCGTCATCGGTTTTTTCGCCGGCGGGCTGCTCATGACACACATGATATTACCGTTAATATTTTAA
- a CDS encoding MBL fold metallo-hydrolase has protein sequence MIIEQIYTGCLAQGAYYIQSENEAAIVDPLREVEPYIQKAKAAGAQIKYVFETHFHADFVSGHIDLADKTGASIIYGPTAKPGFKAYVAGDGEEFALGKIKIKILHTPGHTLESACFLLTDETGKETALFSGDTLFIGDVGRPDLAQKAAHLTQEELAGTLYDSLRNKIMPLNDDIIIYPAHGAGSACGKNMSRETTDTLGNQKKYNYALRANMTRDEFIVEVTRGLMPPPAYFPMNVKMNKEGYKSIDAILSQGTTPLSVHAFEAAANETAAIVLDTRAPEVFARGFIPKSINIGIEGSFAPWVGAMMSDINQPILIVAENDQVEEVVTRLARVGYDYALGYLQGGYRAWMAAGKDTDKIECLSAEEVEDLKLSVREVNILDVRKASEFNSEHIIGAENVPLDNINNHLSQVDKNKTYYVHCASGYRSMIFISILKARGYERLINISGGFKALKETGKFNISPYVCPNTML, from the coding sequence ATGATCATAGAACAAATTTACACCGGATGTTTAGCTCAGGGAGCGTACTACATCCAATCAGAAAATGAAGCGGCCATCGTAGACCCGCTTCGTGAAGTAGAACCGTATATTCAGAAAGCTAAAGCAGCCGGCGCGCAGATCAAATATGTTTTTGAAACGCATTTTCATGCCGACTTCGTCTCAGGTCATATTGACCTGGCTGATAAAACAGGCGCCAGCATTATCTATGGACCGACTGCTAAACCGGGTTTTAAGGCTTACGTGGCTGGAGATGGGGAAGAATTCGCCTTAGGTAAAATAAAGATAAAAATATTGCATACACCGGGGCATACGCTGGAATCAGCCTGTTTCCTGCTAACCGATGAGACCGGTAAAGAAACGGCTCTTTTCTCGGGCGACACGCTATTCATAGGGGATGTGGGTCGTCCGGACCTTGCCCAAAAAGCGGCGCACCTTACACAGGAAGAACTGGCCGGTACATTATACGACTCCTTGCGCAACAAGATCATGCCCCTGAATGATGACATCATCATCTATCCTGCGCATGGTGCAGGTTCTGCCTGTGGTAAAAATATGAGTAGGGAAACTACGGACACTTTGGGTAATCAAAAAAAATACAACTATGCGCTACGCGCAAATATGACGCGGGACGAATTTATTGTGGAGGTAACCCGCGGCCTTATGCCTCCACCTGCTTATTTTCCGATGAATGTGAAAATGAACAAAGAGGGCTATAAAAGCATCGACGCCATCCTTAGCCAGGGAACTACCCCTTTGTCTGTGCATGCATTCGAAGCCGCTGCCAATGAAACAGCCGCTATTGTGCTGGATACCCGCGCTCCAGAGGTTTTTGCCCGGGGATTTATACCCAAATCTATTAATATAGGGATTGAAGGTAGCTTTGCACCGTGGGTTGGTGCCATGATGAGCGATATCAACCAGCCGATTTTGATCGTTGCTGAAAATGACCAGGTGGAAGAAGTAGTCACACGGCTGGCCCGTGTAGGTTACGACTATGCTTTAGGTTATTTGCAGGGTGGTTATAGAGCCTGGATGGCAGCAGGGAAAGATACCGACAAAATTGAATGCTTGTCTGCTGAAGAGGTTGAGGATTTGAAACTAAGTGTTAGGGAGGTGAATATCCTGGACGTACGTAAAGCCAGTGAATTCAATTCGGAACATATCATCGGCGCCGAGAACGTCCCATTGGATAATATCAATAATCACCTGAGCCAGGTGGATAAAAACAAAACCTATTATGTACATTGTGCAAGTGGCTATCGGTCCATGATCTTCATTTCTATCCTGAAAGCACGGGGGTACGAACGCCTGATCAATATTAGCGGGGGATTTAAAGCACTTAAAGAGACGGGTAAGTTTAACATCAGCCCGTATGTTTGCCCCAACACGATGCTTTAA
- a CDS encoding sulfite exporter TauE/SafE family protein: protein MMEILAYIASALIGISLGLIGGGGSILTVPVLVYLFGLNPVLSTSYSLFIVGSTSLVGAINSYRKGLVRIKTALLFGLSSITTVFLTRRYLIPIIPDQLLMIGGFSVTRYLATMVLFAILMIAASLAMIGDNNKLKSGETSKKGVHIPRLLLTGVAIGLATGLLGAGGGFLLIPTLVLLIGLPMKEAVGTSLLIIALNSLIGFIGDLGHFDINWLFLLKITAIAIAGIIAGEALSKQISGQKLKKGFGWFVLMMGTYIIVKELFLKKQTP from the coding sequence ATGATGGAAATATTAGCTTATATCGCGTCGGCTTTGATCGGCATTTCATTAGGCCTTATAGGGGGCGGCGGATCGATATTGACGGTACCGGTCTTGGTGTATCTGTTCGGCCTTAATCCGGTTTTGTCTACGTCTTACTCCCTTTTTATTGTCGGCTCTACCAGTCTGGTCGGCGCTATAAACAGTTACCGCAAAGGCTTGGTGCGTATCAAAACGGCCCTGCTGTTCGGCCTGTCTTCTATAACCACCGTATTCCTGACACGCAGATACCTCATCCCAATTATTCCGGACCAGCTACTCATGATCGGAGGCTTCAGTGTAACCCGCTATTTAGCGACCATGGTGTTATTTGCGATACTCATGATCGCCGCGTCGTTAGCAATGATTGGCGATAACAACAAGCTTAAGTCTGGTGAAACAAGTAAAAAAGGGGTACATATACCCAGATTGCTGTTAACCGGTGTAGCGATAGGTCTGGCAACCGGCCTACTCGGTGCAGGTGGCGGGTTTCTGTTGATACCCACTTTGGTACTGCTCATTGGCTTACCGATGAAAGAGGCTGTCGGCACATCCCTGCTGATCATTGCACTAAACTCACTGATCGGTTTTATAGGTGACCTGGGCCACTTTGACATTAACTGGTTATTCTTGCTTAAGATTACCGCCATTGCCATCGCCGGGATAATCGCCGGCGAAGCGCTCAGTAAACAGATCAGCGGCCAAAAATTAAAAAAGGGGTTCGGCTGGTTCGTGCTGATGATGGGCACTTACATTATTGTTAAAGAACTTTTCTTAAAAAAACAAACGCCATGA
- a CDS encoding Crp/Fnr family transcriptional regulator: protein MTDTDNRATDDYLTKLFPQFEPELKRFLGDHAKQNAYKAGELLMQTGQYMRATMLIVTGRVKLYRQGEDGGEFFMYYLEPGNACALSMICATKQETSQVMAKAVEDTTVLMIPIGYMDDLMRRYKTWYYFVLETYRLRFEELLTVIDDVAFRAMDERLFFYLQKQYRQLKSAELKLSHSEIASDLNSSREVISRLLKKMEQRGEVRLHRNWIKWLKKDEV from the coding sequence ATGACTGATACTGATAATCGGGCGACCGATGATTACCTTACCAAGCTGTTCCCACAATTTGAACCTGAACTGAAAAGGTTTTTAGGTGATCATGCTAAACAAAATGCCTATAAGGCGGGTGAACTGCTGATGCAAACGGGCCAGTATATGAGAGCTACTATGCTTATTGTTACTGGGAGGGTGAAACTGTACCGTCAAGGCGAAGATGGAGGTGAATTTTTCATGTATTACCTGGAGCCGGGTAACGCCTGCGCGCTGTCGATGATCTGTGCCACCAAACAGGAAACCAGCCAGGTGATGGCTAAAGCTGTGGAAGATACCACCGTATTGATGATACCGATAGGTTACATGGACGACCTGATGCGCCGGTACAAAACCTGGTATTATTTCGTACTCGAAACCTACCGGCTCCGGTTTGAGGAATTGCTCACCGTGATTGACGATGTAGCATTTCGCGCTATGGATGAGCGTCTGTTTTTTTACCTGCAAAAGCAGTATCGCCAGCTAAAATCTGCGGAGCTCAAACTTTCCCACAGTGAGATAGCCTCCGATTTGAATTCTTCACGGGAGGTGATCTCGCGTTTGTTAAAGAAAATGGAACAACGCGGAGAGGTTCGCTTGCATCGCAACTGGATTAAATGGTTAAAAAAAGACGAAGTGTGA
- a CDS encoding sigma-54-dependent transcriptional regulator, giving the protein MPATILIIDDEKKLNDLLARIIGLEGFKVVQAYNGKDGIKLLEREDVQVVLSDVKLPDVNGVDLVSTIKTKKPYVEVINLTAYGTIHDGVRSIKNGAFNYIVKGDDNDKIIPLLNQAVEKAVLQQNAYKEERKVAGKFSFAQIIGQSKPLLDAINLARRVAATGTTVLLLGETGTGKEVFASAIHYESERRLMPFVAINCSSFTAELLESELFGYKAGAFTGAVKDKKGLLEEAHHGSIFLDEIGEMSLELQAKLLRVLENKTFVKVGDTVATKVNIRIMAATNRDLQKEAEEGKFRLDLYYRLSVFTISLPSLNDRKGDVELLAKYYLKQFTDKAGHQLTMNDDFLDQLKQHSWKGNIRELKNVMERAVILSYNILDRYSLPPNFNNQTNSNALDLQSVEKQHIVKVLAYTNGNKTETARLLGIGLTTLYRKIEEYQLG; this is encoded by the coding sequence ATGCCGGCAACCATCCTCATTATCGACGACGAAAAAAAGCTTAATGACCTGCTTGCCCGGATCATTGGTCTGGAAGGCTTTAAGGTTGTTCAGGCTTATAATGGCAAAGATGGTATTAAGTTACTGGAGCGGGAAGATGTACAGGTTGTTTTAAGTGATGTTAAGCTTCCTGATGTAAACGGGGTGGACCTGGTTAGTACCATTAAAACTAAAAAACCCTATGTTGAAGTAATTAACCTTACTGCTTACGGTACCATACATGATGGGGTGCGGTCTATAAAAAATGGCGCGTTCAACTACATTGTAAAAGGTGATGATAATGACAAGATCATCCCATTGCTCAATCAAGCTGTAGAAAAAGCCGTTTTACAGCAAAATGCTTATAAAGAAGAGAGAAAAGTAGCGGGCAAGTTCAGTTTTGCGCAGATCATAGGCCAATCCAAACCCCTGCTAGACGCCATCAACCTTGCACGGCGCGTGGCTGCTACAGGTACTACGGTACTACTGCTTGGCGAAACCGGCACAGGTAAAGAAGTCTTTGCATCAGCTATACATTATGAAAGTGAACGAAGGCTGATGCCTTTTGTGGCTATTAACTGTAGCAGCTTTACCGCAGAGTTACTGGAAAGCGAATTGTTTGGATATAAGGCCGGGGCATTTACCGGCGCTGTAAAAGACAAAAAAGGTTTGCTGGAGGAAGCCCATCACGGTAGCATATTCCTGGATGAAATTGGTGAGATGAGCCTCGAACTACAGGCCAAACTGCTGCGGGTGCTGGAGAACAAAACGTTTGTAAAAGTTGGAGATACCGTTGCTACAAAGGTAAATATCCGCATTATGGCAGCCACGAACCGTGACCTTCAGAAAGAAGCTGAAGAAGGCAAGTTCAGGCTGGATTTGTATTACCGCTTGTCCGTATTCACTATATCCTTACCATCGTTAAATGATCGCAAAGGCGATGTGGAGCTACTTGCCAAATATTACCTCAAACAATTCACAGATAAGGCTGGTCATCAATTAACCATGAATGACGATTTTCTTGATCAGCTTAAACAACACTCGTGGAAGGGTAACATTCGTGAATTAAAAAACGTAATGGAGCGTGCTGTGATTCTCTCTTATAATATACTCGACCGTTACAGCCTGCCTCCGAATTTTAACAACCAGACTAACTCCAACGCGCTCGATCTCCAAAGTGTAGAGAAACAGCATATTGTTAAAGTACTTGCCTACACAAACGGCAACAAAACTGAAACAGCCCGCTTACTTGGCATCGGGCTCACTACACTTTATAGAAAGATAGAAGAGTACCAATTAGGTTAA